Proteins encoded within one genomic window of Manis pentadactyla isolate mManPen7 chromosome 4, mManPen7.hap1, whole genome shotgun sequence:
- the SZRD1 gene encoding SUZ domain-containing protein 1: MEDEEVAESWEEAADSGEIDRRLEKKLKITQKERKSKSPPKVPIVIQDDSLPTGPPPQIRILKRPTSNGVVSSPNSTSKPALPVKSLAQREAEYAEARKRILGSASPEEEQEKPILDRPSSDFLPFRPTRISQPEDSRQPNNVIRQPLGPDGSQGFKQRR, encoded by the exons ATGGAAGATGAGGAGGTCgctgagagctgggaggaggcgGCAGACAGCGGG gAAATAGACAGACGGttggaaaaaaaactgaagatcaCACAAAAGGAGAG GAAATCCAAATCTCCTCCCAAAGTGCCCATTGTGATTCAGGACGATAGCCTTCCCACGGGGCCCCCTCCGCAGATCCGCATCCTCAAGAGGCCCACCAGCAACGGTGTGGTCAGCAGCCCCAACTCCACCAGCAAGCCAGCCCTTCCTGTCAAGTCCCTAGCACAGCGGGAGGCAGAGTACGCGGAGGCCCGGAAGCGGATCCTGGGCAGCGCCAGTCCCGAGGAGGAGCAAGAGAAACCCATCCTCGACAG GCCTTCCTCTGATTTTCTTCCATTCAGGCCAACCAGGATCTCCCAACCTGAAGACAGCAGGCAGCCCAATAATGTGATCAGACAGCCTTTGGGTCCTGATGGGTCACAAGGCTTCAAGCAGCGCAGATAA